A genomic stretch from Setaria viridis chromosome 1, Setaria_viridis_v4.0, whole genome shotgun sequence includes:
- the LOC117844923 gene encoding tRNA (guanine(9)-N1)-methyltransferase has translation MADDAVGEQAAVAAGDGAQTPALSKSARKKLQKQERQAERKAARKAAEKERRRADVERRRREWEEALAAAPSDEARAEMVAARRETRRERVGRRAEERGARAERLRRAAEGAGQKVVLDLEFADLMRPNEIHSLTQQIMYCYAVNGRSANPAHLWLTGCSGEMATHLQRIPGYDKWIIEKAAKPYLEAFEDRKENLVYLTADAETVLDDLDMSKIYIIGGLVDRNRWKGITLKKAAEQGIQSAKLPIGNYLKLSSSQVLTVNQVFEIMLKFVETRDWKTAFFHVIPQRKRGEAEAGDDETKVSLDDNDDDAEEAANGNLSEEDLKKVIDEDVDDDGDEELEDDETDVSNKRQCVRREDVEAGDQDHSGAVAEATPAGLDATTPQAEQAKESNNGGKDD, from the exons ATGGCCGACGACGCGGTGGGCGAGCaagccgcggtggcggcgggggacggGGCGCAGACTCCTGCGCTGTCGAAGAGCGCGAGGAAGAAGCTGCAGAAGCAGGAGCGCCAGGCTGAGCGGAAGGCGGCCCGGAAGGCGGCGGagaaggagcggcggcgcgccgacgtggagcggcggaggcgcgaGTGGGAGGAggcgctcgccgcggcgccgtcggACGAGGCGCGCGCCGagatggtggcggcgcggcgggagaCGCGGCGCGAGCGGGTGGGCCGGCGGGCGGAGGAGCGCGGGGCTCGCGCGGAGCGGCTCCGGCGCGCGGCCGAGGGCGCGGGACAGAAGGTGGTGCTGGACCTCGAGTTCGCGGACCTTATGCGGCCCAACGAGATCCATAGCCTCACGCAGCAG ATTATGTACTGCTATGCAGTGAATGGGAGATCTGCAAACCCAGCTCACCTGTGGTTGACAGGTTGCAGTGGAGAAATGGCGACCCATCTTCAGAGAATTCCTGGGTATGATAAGTGGATCATTGAAAAAGCAGCCAAGCCTTATCTTGAAGCATTTGAAGATCGTAAAGAAAACCTTGTGTATCTTACAGCAGATGCTGAGACTGTGCTTGATGATCTAGACATGTCAAAAATATACATcattggtggcctggtggaTCGAAACAGATGGAAAGGCATAACATTGAAAAAGGCTGCTGAGCAGGGCATTCAATCTGCGAAGCTTCCTATTGGAAACTATTTAAAGTTGTCAAGTTCCCAG GTTCTTACAGTTAACCAAGTGTTTGAGATAATGCTAAAGTTTGTGGAAACAAGGGACTGGAAGACGGCATTCTTCCATGTGATTCCACAGAGGAAGCGGGGAGAAGCTGAAGCTGGAGATGATGAGACCAAAGTAAGCTTGGacgataatgatgatgatgctgaagAAGCTGCAAATGGAAATCTTTCTGAGGAGGACCTGAAAAAGGTTATCGATGAAGACGTGGACGACGATGGGGATGAAGAGCTGGAAGACGACGAAACCGATGTTTCCAACAAGAGGCAGTGTGTTAGACGTGAAGACGTGGAGGCTGGGGATCAGGATCACTCCGGTGCTGTAGCAGAGGCGACACCAGCTGGGCTAGACGCTACTACACCGCAGGCTGAGCAGGCCAAGGAATCAAACAACGGTGGCAAGGACGACTGA
- the LOC117864651 gene encoding uncharacterized protein has translation MDSSSGFLPAGAANGGSNNGGGAQAQQQAAPPPIREQDRLMPIANVIRIMRRVLPPHAKISDDAKETIQECVSEYISFITGEANERCQREQRKTITAEDVLWAMSRLGFDDYVDPLSVYLHRYREFEGEARGVGGLPPGATRGGDHHHHSMAPPPMLKPRAPGAAMPPHHHDMQLHHASMYGGAVPPHHGHGHGFAMPHHQGGHHQYLPYPYDPAYGGEHAMAAYYGGSGAAYAPGNGGSGGDGSGSSGGSASQGGGFEHQHPFASYK, from the coding sequence ATGGACTCCAGTAGCGGCTTCCTCCCTGCCGGCGCGGCGAACGGCGGCAGcaacaacggcggcggcgcgcaggcccAGCAGcaggctgcgccgccgccgatccgcGAGCAGGACCGGCTGATGCCGATCGCGAACGTGATCCGCATCATGCGGCGCGTGCTGCCGCCGCACGCCAAGATCTCGGACGACGCCAAGGAGACGATCCAGGAGTGCGTGTCCGAGTACATCAGCTTCATCACGGGGGAGGCCAACGAGCGGTGCCAGCGGGAGCAGCGCAAGACCATCACCGCCGAGGACGTGCTCTGGGCCATGAGCCGCCTCGGCTTCGACGACTACGTCGACCCGCTCAGCGTCTACCTCCACCGCTACCGCGAGTTCGAGGGCGaggcgcgcggcgtcggcggcctccCACCGGGTGCAACGCGCGGcggcgaccaccaccaccactccatggcgccgccgccgatgctcaagccccgcgcgcccggcgctGCCAtgccgccgcaccaccacgaCATGCAGCTGCACCACGCATCCATGTACGGGGGCGCCGTGCCCCCGCACCACGGCCACGGGCACGGGTTCGCCATGCCGCACCACCAGGGCGGCCACCACCAGTACCTGCCGTACCCGTACGACCCCGCGTACGGCGGCGAGCACGCCATGGCCGCGTACTACGGGGGATCCGGCGCCGCGTACGCGCCCGGcaacggcgggagcggcggcgacggcagcggcagcagcggcgggagCGCGTCGCAGGGCGGCGGCTTCGAGCACCAGCACCCGTTCGCGTCGTACAAGTAG
- the LOC117838039 gene encoding early nodulin-like protein 6, giving the protein MASLRFAVFAISCALLAASVAALPPAVFNVGDERGWAVPSGNGTETYNHWAKRNRFQVGDILSFKYANDSVLLVSHDDYKQCSTETPLSRFTSGDTKFRLDGTGPFYFVSGVPGHCEAGQRMIARVRAPSSLTGAPAAAPGMPPTAMGSGTPTPAASSPAAPSVVVGSGSASTPTPTPSPSPMPAPSGATRRALSVVSSVVAGLVVVGVVTLLVEV; this is encoded by the exons ATGGCCAGCCTCCGCTTCGCCGTGTTCGCCATCTCCTGCGCCCTCCTcgcggcgtcggtggcggcgctgcctCCGGCGGTGTTCAACGTCGGCGACGAGCGGGGGTGGGCGGTGCCGTCGGGCAACGGCACCGAGACGTACAACCACTGGGCCAAGAGGAACCGCTTCCAAGTCGGCGACATCCTGA GTTTCAAGTACGCCAACGACTCGGTGCTGCTGGTGAGCCACGACGACTACAAGCAGTGCAGCACGGAGACGCCGCTGAGCCGGTTCACGAGCGGCGACACCAAGTTCAGGCTCGACGGCACCGGGCCTTTCTACTTCGTCAGCGGCGTCCCGGGCCACTGCGAGGCGGGGCAGCGGATGATCGCGCGCGTCAGGGCGCCCTCCTCCCTGACCGGCGCCCCCGCGGCGGCTCCGGGGATGCCGCCCACCGCCATGGGCAGCGGCacgcccacccccgccgcctcgtcgcccgccgcgccgtcggTCGTCGTCGGCTCCGGATCCGCTTCCACCCCCACGCCCACCCCAAGCCCGAGCCCGATGCCGGCGCCCAGCGGCGCGACTAGGCGTGCGCTCAGCGTTGTTTCGTCTGTTGTAGCAGGGCTCGTGGTCGTGGGTGTCGTCACCTTGCTCGTGGAGGTTTGA